DNA from Chitinophaga pendula:
TTATTCGCATCATGCCAAAGGTCGAACGGGAAGAGTTTCTCAATGTCGGTGTGATCCTGTATTGCCAGAAAATAAAATTCCTGCAGGTATTGTTCACAGTAGATGAACGACGACTTAGCATCTTTGCAGAACAACTCGATATCGCTGAAATAACCGCCTATCTCAACGCATTCGAACAAATAGCATTGGGAAGCCCAGCCGGTGGTCCTATCGGTAAACTGGACGTCCCGACCCGCTTCCGATGGCTCACCGCCACCAGAAGCACCGTCATACAAACATCCAAAGTACATACCGGCTTCTGCAACGATCCCCTGCAAGCATTAATCCGCTTGCATGCACAATTAGTATTATAAAAACAACGTTATTAACAACCACTATGACACCCAAAAAATGGTACCTGTTGCCATTGGCAACCATCCTGTTCGCATGCGGCGGTAAAACGGACTCCCCCGAACCTAAAAAAGAAGCAAGCAGCTGGACAGTAGGCAACTACGTATATAACAGTTTCCTGTCCGCACAATCCAAATCGTACGATGGACCACATCCCTATCTGATCTTCAACTCGTATACCATCCCCTCAAATGAATATGACTACGCAGGATTTACCGGTAGTAATATAACCGTGAAATTCTATACCAACAATGGAACCGGTCCCTTCACACTCACCTCCGCCGAAGAACTCGAAGCCAGACCCACGGAAAAATTTATTACAATCACCTGCAATATCGGAACAAGCGCTCCACGGGGCGAAGCCGTATACCAACCGACTATCAACACCGGCGCCATAGTAATAGTCACGAAAGATAATAACGGAGATTACAAATTCAATATGCTCACCAAAGCAACAATAGTAAAAACAGGAGAGATAGAGGGGGGAATACCTGGAGCCGCGGCTACCTACGATTTTATACTGACGAATGCCCGGTAAATACCAGGCATTCGCAATTGATAACTTAACTGGGTTTCACTTCCCGCGTAGGTAACTGAAACCATTCTTTCGCATATGGCTTCAGCAATTCATTGGAAGCAGCAGGCCCCCAACTGCCGGATTTGTATTGGAACAGATTCTTCTCTGGATATTTTTTCCAGGCATCCAGTATTGGCATCACCACCTTCCAGGCCGCTTCTACCTGGTCAGCACGCATAAACAAGGTCGCATCCCCATGCAGCACATCCAGCAACAAAGCCTCGTATGCCTCCGGTAATGTCTGCTTATAAGCTTCCTGGTATGTAAAGTCCATCTCCACAGGTAATAACCGCATTTGCGGACCCGGTACCTTACTTTCAAATAACAGGCTGATCTCCAACTCAGGCTGAATACTAATGATCAGCCGGTTCGGAACAATATCATCCTTGAATATCTTATGAGGGGAATCCTTGAACTGGATCACGATCACCGACGCCTGCCGCTGCATGTTTTTACCTGTCCGCAAAAAGAAAGGAACCCCTCTCCAACGGTCATTGTCAATATGAATTTTCAATGCCGTAAAAGTCTCCGTATGCGAGTGCCGTGATACCTGCTCCTCCTTACGATAACCAACCCTGGACTCTCCTCCCACAACACCGGAAGTATATTGCGCACGAACTACATTTTTGAACACCTGCTGGGTCGTAAACGGACGTATACTCTTTAGCACTTTCGTCTTCGCATCCCGTATCAGCTCCGCCTTATAAGCCTTAGGGCACTCCATTCCCACTTCACACAACAGCTGTAACAGGTGGTTCTGTATCATATCCCGTAATGCACCGCTACTGTCATAGTAACCTCCCCGTTTACCCACACTCACCTGCTCCGCAACACTGATTTGGATATGATCAATGTATTGCCGGTTCCACAAAGGCTCAAATACATAGTTGGCAAACCGGAATGCCATAATGTTCTGCACCGTCTCCTTACCCAGGTAATGATCTATACGGTAGATCTGCTTCTCGGAAAAACGCTTGCCCAGGTATTTATTCAACTTCTTGGCAGTATCCAGATCCGTACCAAACGGCTTCTCTACCACAATGCGATCCAAAAATTCATCTTTACACAGCTGATGCTGATATAACGCCTCCGCAATAACCTCTATAAAACGTGGCGCAGTGGCGAAATAAAATAAACGGATCGCCCGGCTACCAAAAGCTTTATCTGCCGCCACTAACCGGTCCTTTAAAGATTGATAAGTATCCGCCTGCTTGAAATCTCCTTGCACATAAATAATACGCCGGGCAAAGGCATCCCACTGATCAGGATCGGCTTTCCCGCTACGACTAAATGCCGCAATGCCATCGGCTAACTCCTGCTTAAAAACAACATCCTCCACCGCCAGAAAATCAACACAGTAAATGTTGAAATCCGGCGGCAGATGATGATCTATAAAAAGATTGTAAAGGGCAGGTATCAACTTGCGATTCGTCAGGTCTCCTTTCGCTCCGAAAATGGTAATATTGGCTGGGTGATTAGTCTTCAGTTTCATGTAGTTGAAATTAGACCATTTTCAGCACAAATTTGAACAGGAATGACAACTGTATCAATCTTTTAACATGCTTTTTACGATCGAAGCAAATACTGACCCGTCAGCGACTGAGGCGCCTGCAACAGGTCCCGTGGTGTACCCTCGAAAATCACCTGCCCCCCCTTATGCCCGCCTTCCGGCCCCATATCGATGATCCAGTCCGCATTACGGATCACATCCAGGTTATGTTCGATCACGATCACCGTATTACCGCCATCCACCAACCGGTTCATAATACGCAGCAACTGCCCCGTATCCGACATATGTAATCCCGTCGTCGGCTCATCCATGACATATACACTCCCTTGCTTATGCAGCTCACTGGCCAACTTCAGCCGCTGACACTCCCCTCCCGATAAAGTACTGAGTGGCTGCCCCAGCGTCAGATAGTCCAACCCTACATCATACAACGCCTGCAACTTCGCCCGCAGATCCTTCTTCTCAAAAAATGTCACCGCCGCCGATACCGACATCGCCAGTACATCACTGATCGATTTACCGTGTAGCCGATACCCCAATACCTCCTCCTCGAAGCGCTGCCCATTACATACCTCGCAAGGCGTCCGGATCGTCTCCATAAAGGCAAAATCCGTCAATATCACCCCCAATCCATTACAGGCCTTACAAGCCCCCTTGGAATTAAAACTGAATAAAGAAGCACTCACCTTATTGGCAGCACCAAACAATTGCCGCACCGTATCCATAATACCCGTATATGTCGCCGGGTTCGAACGGCTGGAAGCACCCACCGCCGACTGGTCAATAACAATAGCATCCCCATGCTGCTGCAGGAACACCCGGTTGATCAGCGTGCTCTTACCCGAACCAGCCACACCCGTCACCACCGTCAACACACCAGTAGGTATTTGTACCGATACCGATTTCAGGTTATGTAAAGAACTTTTGCTGACCGGAATATAACCCTGATGCGGTCGCACCGTATCCTTGATAGGTTGCTGATGTTGCATGAACCGCCCCGTCAAAGTCCCCGATGCCAGCAACCCCTGATAATCCCCTTCATAAACGATCTGCCCGCCGTGTATACCTGCCCTGGGCCCCACATCCACAATATGATCTGCCACCTTGATCACATCCGGATCATGCTCGACAACAATAACCGTATTGCCCTTGTCGCGCAGCTTCTGCAATAACTCGTTCAGCCGGTGAACATCCCTGGGATGTAATCCCACACTCGGCTCGTCAAAAATGTAGATCACATCCGTCAGGCTGCTGCTCAGATGCCTCACCATCTTCACCCGCTGCGACTCACCCCCGGACAACGTAGTCGTCTCCCTGTCAAGACTCACATAATCCAATCCGATATCAATAAGATGCTGCAGATGCTCTTTGATACTACCCACAATATGTATCGCCAACGGATCAGCTATATCCCCGATTACCGTTATCAGCTCATCCACCTGCATCGCCATCATATCCGCTATATTATACCCCTTGATACGACAGTTCAATACCGCCGGATTATACCTGCTCCCTCCACAGGCATCACAGGTCACACTCGTAATGAACGACTGTACCTTTTTCTGCGTGGTCGTAGACATATCCCCTTCCTTCTTGATATACAACCGGTCAAATTTGTCGAGAAGACCTTCATAGGTCATATTCATCGGCCCCGTCGGCGTATCAATACTCGACTTAGCCTTACCCCGCAATAGCTGATGCCACTCCTCCGGCGTATAATCTGTTAGTGGCTTGTCCGCATCGAAAAAGCCAGAGAAAACATAACTCTTCCAATACCAGGTGCCCACCGCAAAAATGGGGAACAGAATAGCCCCTTCGTTCAACGACTTACTGCGATCCAGGAACTTCTCCAGGTCCAACCCCACTTTTTTACCAATACCCTCACATGCCGGACACATCCCGCCAGGATCGTTGAAAGAAAATACATTCATCGTTCCCGTCGCCGGCTCCCCAATCCGGGAAAACAATACCCGGAACAACGGATTGATATCCGTGATCGTACCCAGTGTAGAACGCGAGTTCCCACCAAGCCGCTTCTGGTCCACAATAATCGCTGTAGACACATTCCTGATAGCATCCGCCGCAGGCTGCGCATACTTGGGTAAAAATCCCCGGATAAAAGCAGAAAAAGTCTCGTTCAGCTGCCGCTGGGCTTCCGTCGCAATCGTGTCAAATACAATAGACGATTTGCCAGAACCCGATACCCCGGTAAATATGTTGATCTTCTTCTTCGGAATACGGAGCGAAACATGCTTGAGATTGTTCTCCCTCGCTCCTTCAATGATGATATGATCTGAATACATAAGCTGGAAAAGCGGATTTTAATGGTGAATGTGTTGGGTTGGAGGGGCACAAATTTGAATAATAAAAGCAAAAGGAAGGGTATCCGCGGCGGATTAATTAATATCCGTAACGGATAACCTTCCGGTAAAAAAGGTCGCCTCAGTAATTAATGCACACCATACAGGTATTGCAACGCCTTAATATCATTGGCGTTAAATGGCCGTACCACCCCAAAGTTTATACAGGCCAGCATCCAGCTGTCAGCATCTTCCGTCGCAGGCGTACCGGGAATAGCAACGGCACCCACACCAGCCTGACCCTCATCCGGCAATAACGTATAGCCGCAACTGTAATCCCGGTTGAAATAATCCGTATGACGGAACCCTATCGTATGTCCCAGCTCATGCGCAATCACCGTAGCCAGATGATCCTCCGGTGGCGTAATGCCCAGCCCGCCGGTATCCGTATTCAGTTGTATCAGACCCGCCGGCTGCCCCGCATTCGTCGGAAATCCCGCCGATCGTCCCAGGTTACCGGCGCCTAAATTGAAGTGCTCGATTACAATGTCCCCTCCACTCGCCACACGCTTGAACTTCAGCAAGAGGTTCAATGAATTATATCGGTCGATCGCCTTATCGGCCGCACTGGCATAAGCCGCAGGTAGATTACGCAACGACACCGTAATGACCCTCGGTAAACCCGTGATCAGAAAACTGGTCCGGTACTGCTCCACACCCGCCACACGCAACACAGGCGAAGGAGTAACCGGAATAGATAATAACTCCGGAAGGAAAATATCTCCTTCCACCACATAACCACCAGGCACACGGCGTACCTGCTGCGTACTGAACCCCGATTGACGGAGCCGCTGTAAAACAGCCGCAGGAATAACAGCGTCCTCCGCCTCATGGGATATAGACACCGCCTTATAACACGAACTTAAACTCAACAGATAAATAAACAGGGATAGGCATAACAGACAAGCAAGGGATCTCATACGAAAGGATTTAAGGTGAGTGAAAACAGGTATATTGAATAGATATAACAGCGACCTATAATCAATACGCAAAAAAGCCTACAAATATTATGGAGTAATAGGACAGAAAAAGAAGAGGTTTCTACCAGTTTTCCGGTACTGACCGCAAACCTGCACATCAAAAAATAGTTATAATCAGGGATTGTACATCCTCCCAATTGGGAATAAATTTGCCTATATCCTTTATGAAAAGGAAACAGCTAAACAAACTAGAGTAACGAACATATAGGTTCAACCGCATTCGTAGCAAGCCAGTATGTTAACTCGGAAAACACCTGTTGTATGCGTAACTAAGACCAGTAGCAGCCAGTATTCCATCGTGTAAAAGAGAACACCGCCCTGTATCATCATTTACACCCGGAAAATAACAACAGCAAACGAACAATAGGAAAAACGTGGTGGGGACCACAAAAGGCAACAATACAGAAGTATAATGAGCTAGGATCTACCAAGAGGACTAATGAAAAGTCCTGTTTATCCCTGTATAACTATCTGGACAATAAGATGATATACAGGCTGTAACCCGGTTTTTTAAACAACTATACATATGCCGGTGGCAGAAGGAATTCACCATTGCCATCATAAAATACTGTGGGGCCGGCTAATGGTCTGCTTGATGTATAACAGGCGATCACCAGGTCGTGAAAACGGCCAGTGTAATACCGCTTGGCGGAGTGGCATTACATACGGCGGTAGTCTGATAGGTACCATGTAATCAGGCTTTTGCCGGTTCCCACTTTTATCTGGAATAAATACAGCACAAGATATTCTTTGGGGCGATACTAGATAGACAGGATTACACACATGATCTTTGGATGTCCGAAGACAAAGCGAATAGATATTCCGGTGATGATATCAAGGTTGAGCAGAACCATAATCATTGGCCGGCTCTTATTATCTCTCACAGATGATAAGGTTGATTCCCCCCTCCCTCCGTCGAATAAGTCCTACAGGAGATTATACTCCCCTGCAAGTTTGATCACAGAGGTCATACTGTTTACCTTGAACTTTTCCATCAGGTTCTTCCGGTGGCTCTCCACCGTATGACTACTGATGAACAATTTCTCGGCAATCTGTGCCGTCGTATACCCCTTACCCACCAATTGCAATATCTCTTTCTCCCGCCTGGTAATACGCGGTACCTCCGGTAACGCAGAATCTTCCGTTTTTTCCAGTACCTCCCGGGTCTTGCTACACAGGTATAAATGACCATCGCATACCTGTTGGATCGCATCAATGATCTCATGACTCACCGCATTCTTTAACACATACCCATTCACACCACTTTGCAACATACTCTTGATCACCGGCTGTTCATTATGCACGCTCAATGCAATAATATAAAGCTCCTTGTTCCTCTTCCGGATCTGCTTACAAAGATCCAACCCGTTCATATCCGGCAGATTGATATCCAACAATAGTACATCCGGTTGTAAAGTCTCCAGCGCTTTCAACGTATTGGCGCCGTTGTCATAATCGCCCGTTACCGTAATGTTGGCGGTAGTGTTCAGAAGATTACGCAAACCTTCTCGTACAATAGGATGGTCATCAGTAATTATAACCTGGATCATAGTAGTGGTTTTGTGCCTGAGGCCAGATAATAGGGCGCCTGCAGGTTAAATATTAAATATCCGCATAGCTGGGTTAACTGTTACGCAGATGGGCCGGGCGTCTCTTCCGGATATAAGGATGGTACAGGATCACTTTGCCAGAGCATACCACTGTCCACATCCATCGCACTGATCCGCCCGTCATATCCCGCACCCGTATCTATATTCCAGACATTACAGGCTTTCATCGGTACCGCCTCGCCGTATTGAAGGGTAGGGGTGTGGCCAATATAGATCTCCTTATAGCGCTTTAGCCGCCGGGGATATAAAATAGGCGTCTTCAATACCCGCTTATGCAACGTCATCGCCGATTGCCACAGGCTCCGGTCCCAGTAAAGAGCCGCTACATTAGGCTCCTCCTCAGGGCCTTTCTTCGCCGTAAAACCACCGTGCACAAAAAGCCGCTCACCTTGCCCTTCGTAATAATTGAACATCCGGGCAAAAAAAGCAGTATGCGTCTCCAAACGGGAAGCCGGAATAGCCATATAACTTTCCAACGTCGAATGTCCTCCTTGCAATAGCCAAGCAGCAGAAGGCTGCGCCGTCTCCAACCACCCCTGACACCAGGCATCGTGGTTACCCCGGATAAAAGTACAGGCATAACGCTCTTCCAATGCTAATAAGTACTCAATCACCTGCGCCGAATCCGGCCACCGATCCACATAGTCTCCCAGGAAGATCAAATGATCACCCGGTTGAAGAGAAATGCGGGAAAGCAACTGTTCCAATGCGCGCAATGCTCCGTGTATGTCCCCTATTACAATGGTGCGGTTCGGTCCCATAACAGGCACCAATATTACGCAAACCGCTTTATATATAGTTCAAAATTATCCGTATACACAATACCCTTCCCACACCCTCTCAAACATACCCTTCCGCACACCCCTCTCGCACCACTCTCCCTCGCACCTCACCACCTCCCCCATTTATAACAAAAAGATTATTTTTAAGTGAATGATCATTCACTTATCTTTGTGTCCGCAATGAGAACCAGGGACGAAAATAAAGAACAGGCCATCCGCAATAAAGCCATTGAAATTATCGTAAAAGATGGCCTCGACGGACTCAGCATGCAAAAACTGGCCAAAGCCGCTGGCGTCTCTCCTGCTACGATTTATATCTACTATAAAGACCGGGAAGATCTTATCATCCAGCTGGGCTTAGAAGCCAGCACCGCACTCCTTACCAGCAGCCTGAAAAACTTTAGCCCGGAAATGCCATTCGAAGAAGGCCTGAAAGTACAATGGCGCAACAGAGCCGATTACTTCCTGAAAAACCCGATGCAGGTAGAGTTCATAGAACAACTAAGATACTCGCCACTATACCCGAAGGTCATGAACGCGCTGATAGCCACCTTCGGAGAAATCATGGGAAAGTTCGTCAACAACGCCATCAAACGCAAAGAATTAGTCACACTGCCTTTCGAAGTATATTGGTCAGTAGCCTTCGCACCGCTCTACCAATTGATTAAGTTCCATACGCAGGGAAAAAGCTACGCCAACAGAACCTTCACTATGACAGACAAAGTCATGATGCAAACATTACAACTGGTCCTGAAAGCATTAAGACCGTAATATTTTTTCTATGAGCAATACTAAATGAACATTCATTTTTAGCACACGCTAAAATAATTACAACAGGAAACCATCACCCACATCCGAAACTTGATCAATATGACAAGCACAGCTACTGAAGTATTGATTTTTAAGACAAATCTCCACTGCACCTATGCAGTCAAAAATGTCGCCCCACTGCTGGATACCGATCAGCGTATCATCCGCTGGAGTGTCGATTGCGAAGACACTGATAAAGTGCTCCGCATCGTCACCAACGGCCTGCAAGTGAACGATGTGATCACTTTACTGACGAACGCAGGCTACCACTGCGAAGAATTACCAGATTAATTTAAGTGCCAACACAAAGAACGATGACAACGACCAACACATCAACACCTGGTAAGGTGTTCTCCGGCTATGACGCCTTTATCATTGCCATACTCGCACTGCTGCAATTTACCATCGTACTGGACTTTATGGTGCTCTCGCCACTAGGCGCCATCCTCATGAAGGAAATGCACATCACCACCACCCAGTTCGGATACGTAGTATCCGCGTATGCTTTCAGTGCTGGCGCCTCCGGCCTCCTCGCCGCCGGTTTCGCAGACAAATTCGATCGCAAAAAACTGCTACTCTTCTTCTATGGCGGCTTTATGCTCGGTACCCTCTGCTGCGCCATCGCCCCTAACTTTCACTTCCTGCTCATCGCACGCGTCATCACCGGCATCTTCGGCGGTGTCATCGGCTCCGTAAGCATGGCTATTATCACCGACCTGTTCCGAATGGAAGTACGCGGCCGCGTCATGGGATTCGTACAAATGTCCTTCTCTGCTAGCCAGATCCTGGGCCTACCTATAGGCCTCATCCTGGCCGATCACTTCGGATGGCATGCCCCCTTCTCCATGATCGTCGGATTCGGCGTCGTACTAGGCCTCGTAATCATGATCTACATGAAACCAATAGCCGGCCACCTCGCTATCAAACAGGAAAAGAATGCCTTCCACCACCTGGCATCTACCCTCACCGAACCAAGCTACCTCATGGCATTCCTCGCTACCACCCTCATCGCCACCGGTGGTTACATGCTCATGCCATTCGCCAGCACCTTCGCCATCAACAACCTCGGCCTGAAATGGGACCAGCTCTCCATCCTCTACGGTATGACAGGTCTGGCAGCTCTCCTATTCGGCCCCCTCACCGGTAAACTTAGCGACAGGATCGGCAAATACCCCGTCTTCTGCATCGGCACCGGCGCCGCCATCCTCATGCTGGCCATCTATGGCAACCTCGGCATCACCCCCTTGTCCATCGTAGTCGCCATCAACATGGTCATGTTCGTAGCCGTCACCGCCCGCGTAATCGCCTCCTCCGCCCTCATGACCGCCATCCCCCGCCCACAGGACAGAGGAGCATTCATGAGCATCAACTCCGCCGTACAACAAATATCCGGCGGCATCGGTTCCGTAGTAGCCGGCTTCATTGTCTTCCAGGACGCAACCGGCAAACTCGTACATTACGATACCTTGTGTTACGTAGTGATCGGCGCCATGCTGGTAATGCTGGTACTGATGTATCAGGTAAACCAGATCGCCAGCCGAAAACAACAAGAGGACGCCCAACAGGCACAAAAAAGTGTATTAGCATAAACACAGATACAACACTTAAAAGACAAGGCCCCGCCACCGGTTCTCATACCGGCAGCAGGGCCTTGATAATTTACCGCTATAGCTCACGTCCACCTTTCCCATAGTTCTCCTATATCATTCCTATAGCTCACGTCCACCTTTCCTATAGTTCTCCTATATCATTCCTATAGCTTACGTCCACCTTTCCCATAGTTCTCCTATATCATTCCTATAGCTTACGTCCACCTCCGATGTCATGAAAATAGACCTGCCCGATCTGTTTACGTTGCATAAAACCAGGTAATAATGATAACAACCCCTTAGCCAGGCTTTTCTGCCATCCGCCTTTATTCACTATCTGGTTAATAGACCACGACGTATTACAGATATAAGTCGTCCGGTCTTTGCGCAATTGCTGAAAACGGACAAAGGCTGCCTGTGGCGACTTCTCCTCCTCCAGACATTGCGCCAGTACATAAGCATCCTCTACCGCCTGACAAGCACCTTGGCCCAGGTTGGGCGTAGTAGCATGCGCCGCATCCCCCAGCAATACCGCCCGGCCATCATACCACTGACCTATAGGTGCCAGGTCATAACAGTCACTGCGGATAATATGCGCCGGATGCACCGCCGCTATCAACCGGTGGAAAGCATCCGGGAACGATTGGCAAATGCCGGAAAGATAGTCCTTGACCGTAGCCGGATCATCCTTACCGCCCGCTGGCTCATAATGCGTGATATAACAATACAACTCCTCCCGGTTGACCGGCACATAAGCCGCCCGCAACCCCTTCTCCTGCCCCCACATCTCACACAGATCAGCCGGCCGGATGAAGGAAGACGCCCCGGGTACAATAAATCGCCAGCACACCTGCCCCGAATACCGTGGCCGCACCTCCGGATGTAACTGCTGCCGCCCCCTGGAATGCACCCCGTCCGCACAGATCAGAAAACCCCCTCGCTCACTGCTGCCGTCCTCAAAATAAACCGTTACCCCCTCCTCGTCCTGCACATAAGATTGAAAACGTTTACTAGTACAGATAATACCATCTTCCACCTGAGACAACAACACCTCCAGCAACTTACCGCGGTGTATCGAAATGATCCCATGCCCCGTTCGCTGTTTGATATAGGAAACAGGAATACTGGTAAGCACCCGCTCCCGGTGATCCGTAATAACCGCATCTGCTACATCATGCCCAGCCTCCGCAATAGCATCCGCTAACCCCAGCTCCGCCAGTAACACCAACGCATTAGACGCGATGTTCAGACCAGACCCTATCCCCAACAAAGCCGGCGCCTGCTCATATAAGGTCACCGGAATACCCCGCCGCGTCAATGCGATCGCTGTCGTCAACCCGCCTATACCTCCGCCTATAATTATACCGCCTTTGATCATAATTATTGATTTAGTACAAATGTACTAAGCTGAAAAGGGATTTAGTACATTTGTACTATTCTTTTTTTTTGTTTGTACTTTTATACCAATTTTGACCGCATGAATACAAAAGAAAAGATCATCGCTACCTCATTAGCACTTTTCAATGAACAGGGTATCGACAGCATCACCATCCGCCATATCGCAAAGGAAATGGGGATCAGTCATGGTAACATCCAATATTATTATAAAAACAACAACGAGATCATCCTGGCGCTCTACCAGCAACTGGCTGCTCAATTCAGTGCCATGATTAACACCATGGAGCCCGGTAGTCAAATGGAACTGGCCACCTTCCGCGCCTCCGTAAAATATTCCTTCCAGTTAATGTATGAATACCGCTTCCTACTCCTCCACTTCGTAGAAGTAGTCCGAAGGGTCCCAGAAGTAAGAGAAAGCTACCGTGAACTCTCCCGCCAGCGCGAAATA
Protein-coding regions in this window:
- a CDS encoding DUF3037 domain-containing protein; this encodes MQGNHLFEYAVIRIMPKVEREEFLNVGVILYCQKIKFLQVLFTVDERRLSIFAEQLDIAEITAYLNAFEQIALGSPAGGPIGKLDVPTRFRWLTATRSTVIQTSKVHTGFCNDPLQALIRLHAQLVL
- the zwf gene encoding glucose-6-phosphate dehydrogenase, with amino-acid sequence MKLKTNHPANITIFGAKGDLTNRKLIPALYNLFIDHHLPPDFNIYCVDFLAVEDVVFKQELADGIAAFSRSGKADPDQWDAFARRIIYVQGDFKQADTYQSLKDRLVAADKAFGSRAIRLFYFATAPRFIEVIAEALYQHQLCKDEFLDRIVVEKPFGTDLDTAKKLNKYLGKRFSEKQIYRIDHYLGKETVQNIMAFRFANYVFEPLWNRQYIDHIQISVAEQVSVGKRGGYYDSSGALRDMIQNHLLQLLCEVGMECPKAYKAELIRDAKTKVLKSIRPFTTQQVFKNVVRAQYTSGVVGGESRVGYRKEEQVSRHSHTETFTALKIHIDNDRWRGVPFFLRTGKNMQRQASVIVIQFKDSPHKIFKDDIVPNRLIISIQPELEISLLFESKVPGPQMRLLPVEMDFTYQEAYKQTLPEAYEALLLDVLHGDATLFMRADQVEAAWKVVMPILDAWKKYPEKNLFQYKSGSWGPAASNELLKPYAKEWFQLPTREVKPS
- a CDS encoding ATP-binding cassette domain-containing protein; its protein translation is MYSDHIIIEGARENNLKHVSLRIPKKKINIFTGVSGSGKSSIVFDTIATEAQRQLNETFSAFIRGFLPKYAQPAADAIRNVSTAIIVDQKRLGGNSRSTLGTITDINPLFRVLFSRIGEPATGTMNVFSFNDPGGMCPACEGIGKKVGLDLEKFLDRSKSLNEGAILFPIFAVGTWYWKSYVFSGFFDADKPLTDYTPEEWHQLLRGKAKSSIDTPTGPMNMTYEGLLDKFDRLYIKKEGDMSTTTQKKVQSFITSVTCDACGGSRYNPAVLNCRIKGYNIADMMAMQVDELITVIGDIADPLAIHIVGSIKEHLQHLIDIGLDYVSLDRETTTLSGGESQRVKMVRHLSSSLTDVIYIFDEPSVGLHPRDVHRLNELLQKLRDKGNTVIVVEHDPDVIKVADHIVDVGPRAGIHGGQIVYEGDYQGLLASGTLTGRFMQHQQPIKDTVRPHQGYIPVSKSSLHNLKSVSVQIPTGVLTVVTGVAGSGKSTLINRVFLQQHGDAIVIDQSAVGASSRSNPATYTGIMDTVRQLFGAANKVSASLFSFNSKGACKACNGLGVILTDFAFMETIRTPCEVCNGQRFEEEVLGYRLHGKSISDVLAMSVSAAVTFFEKKDLRAKLQALYDVGLDYLTLGQPLSTLSGGECQRLKLASELHKQGSVYVMDEPTTGLHMSDTGQLLRIMNRLVDGGNTVIVIEHNLDVIRNADWIIDMGPEGGHKGGQVIFEGTPRDLLQAPQSLTGQYLLRS
- a CDS encoding M57 family metalloprotease yields the protein MRSLACLLCLSLFIYLLSLSSCYKAVSISHEAEDAVIPAAVLQRLRQSGFSTQQVRRVPGGYVVEGDIFLPELLSIPVTPSPVLRVAGVEQYRTSFLITGLPRVITVSLRNLPAAYASAADKAIDRYNSLNLLLKFKRVASGGDIVIEHFNLGAGNLGRSAGFPTNAGQPAGLIQLNTDTGGLGITPPEDHLATVIAHELGHTIGFRHTDYFNRDYSCGYTLLPDEGQAGVGAVAIPGTPATEDADSWMLACINFGVVRPFNANDIKALQYLYGVH
- a CDS encoding response regulator → MIQVIITDDHPIVREGLRNLLNTTANITVTGDYDNGANTLKALETLQPDVLLLDINLPDMNGLDLCKQIRKRNKELYIIALSVHNEQPVIKSMLQSGVNGYVLKNAVSHEIIDAIQQVCDGHLYLCSKTREVLEKTEDSALPEVPRITRREKEILQLVGKGYTTAQIAEKLFISSHTVESHRKNLMEKFKVNSMTSVIKLAGEYNLL
- a CDS encoding metallophosphoesterase family protein — its product is MGPNRTIVIGDIHGALRALEQLLSRISLQPGDHLIFLGDYVDRWPDSAQVIEYLLALEERYACTFIRGNHDAWCQGWLETAQPSAAWLLQGGHSTLESYMAIPASRLETHTAFFARMFNYYEGQGERLFVHGGFTAKKGPEEEPNVAALYWDRSLWQSAMTLHKRVLKTPILYPRRLKRYKEIYIGHTPTLQYGEAVPMKACNVWNIDTGAGYDGRISAMDVDSGMLWQSDPVPSLYPEETPGPSA
- a CDS encoding TetR/AcrR family transcriptional regulator produces the protein MRTRDENKEQAIRNKAIEIIVKDGLDGLSMQKLAKAAGVSPATIYIYYKDREDLIIQLGLEASTALLTSSLKNFSPEMPFEEGLKVQWRNRADYFLKNPMQVEFIEQLRYSPLYPKVMNALIATFGEIMGKFVNNAIKRKELVTLPFEVYWSVAFAPLYQLIKFHTQGKSYANRTFTMTDKVMMQTLQLVLKALRP
- a CDS encoding MFS transporter, whose translation is MTTTNTSTPGKVFSGYDAFIIAILALLQFTIVLDFMVLSPLGAILMKEMHITTTQFGYVVSAYAFSAGASGLLAAGFADKFDRKKLLLFFYGGFMLGTLCCAIAPNFHFLLIARVITGIFGGVIGSVSMAIITDLFRMEVRGRVMGFVQMSFSASQILGLPIGLILADHFGWHAPFSMIVGFGVVLGLVIMIYMKPIAGHLAIKQEKNAFHHLASTLTEPSYLMAFLATTLIATGGYMLMPFASTFAINNLGLKWDQLSILYGMTGLAALLFGPLTGKLSDRIGKYPVFCIGTGAAILMLAIYGNLGITPLSIVVAINMVMFVAVTARVIASSALMTAIPRPQDRGAFMSINSAVQQISGGIGSVVAGFIVFQDATGKLVHYDTLCYVVIGAMLVMLVLMYQVNQIASRKQQEDAQQAQKSVLA